The following DNA comes from Streptomyces sp. NBC_00690.
GGTCCTGGGCATCCAGGGGAACGGCATGGCAGGCGGGCGAGAGCTCGGTCATGCCGTACGCCTGCCGGACGGGAGGCAGTCCGAGCCGGGCGGAGCAGGCCAGGGCCAGTCGGGCGTCCAGGGGTGCCGCCGAGCAGACGATGTGCTCCAACGAGGTGAGGTCGTAGCGGTCGACCGCCGGGTGCTTGGCGAGCGCCAGCACGATCGGCGGCGCCACGTACAACCGGCTCACCCGGTGCCGTTCGATCGCCCCGAGGAAGCTGTCGAGCTCGAAGCGGGGCAGTACGACGACGGTCGCCCCCTGCCGCAACGGCCCGGTCAGCAGCGCGGTCAGCCCGTACACATGGAAGAACGGCAGCACCGCGAGGATGCGGTCCCCCGGTTCCACCGGCAGCAGGGGATGGAGTTGGGCGAGATTGGTGGCGAGTGAGCGGTGGCTGAGCCGCACCCCCTTGGGCAGACCGGTGGTACCGGACGAGTACGGCAGGGCGGCAATGTCCTCGGCCGGGTCGATGTCGACGTGCGGCTCGGGTGCCATCGAGCGCAAGAGGTCACGCACGCTCCGGCGTCCTCCGGGGTGCTCGCTGACGAAGATCTCGGCGATCCCCGGCACCAGCTCGGCCGACCGTCGGGCCACTTCGAGCAGGGCAGGCACGGTGATGATCCAACGGGCGCACGAGTCCCGCAGCTGTCTGGCCAGCTCCTCGGCGGTAGCCAGGGGATGGACGGTGGTGACGGTCGCACCCGCGCGGGTCGCACCGAAGAAGAGCCCCGGATAGCCGATGGTGTTGGGGCTGTGCAGGGCGATCACATCGCCCTTGCGCACACCCGCATCGGCGAGGGCCGCGGCGATCCGGCGGTGTTGCTGATCCAGCTCGGCATAGCTGACGGTGGTGCCGTGCACCGCGTCGATCAGGGCGGGCGCGGCGCCCAAGTCGGCGGCCCGGGCGAGCACCGCTTCGTGGATGGGTTCACTGACGGGCTGGACGTCTGCGTACTGGCTGCGGAACACCACGGGAGCCCCCTCGCTGTTGCATCGCCGTGCAGACAAGGCTGGAGGCCCAGAATCGCGGTTGTGCCCCCTCTTGGGGAGACCTGGGGAGGCTCCGGATGCTGTGAGACGGGTGTGGAGGGATCAGATCCGGCCGAATGCGACGATCCGACCCGACCCCGCCCCGACTACTTGCGGCGCACCTGGGTGCGGACGGCTCCCATGCTGGCCACGATGACCAGGCTGATGGCCAGCGCTTCGGTGACCGCGAGCGCCTGGTTGAGCACCAGGAATCCGGCCGTTGCCGCGACCGCAGGCTCCAGACTCATCATCACCGCGAAGGTGGGCGCCGGCAGCCGCCGCAGTGCGAGCAGTTCCAGCGTGTACGGCAGTACCGACGACAGCAGTGCGACTCCGAGGCCCATCAGCAGGATCGAGGGCTCGATCAGCTTGCTGCCGGCCTCGACCAGTCCGAACGGCAGGCTGAGCAGTGCGCCGAACGCCAGCGCCATGGCCAGACCGTCGGCCTGGGGGAAGCGTCGTCCGGTGCGTGCGCTGAAGACGATGTACGCGGCCCACATCCCGCCCGCGGCGATGGCGAGCAGCGCACCGACCGGGTCCAACCGGTCGAGTCCACCGCCGCTGAGCAGGACGACGCCCACCAGGGCCAGTCCCGCCCAGACGAAGTTGATCGCCCTCCGCGACACGATGACCGAGAGCGCCAGTGGACCGAGCACCTCCAGGGTGACCGCCGCGCCCAGCGGAATCCGGTCGATGGACTGGTAGAAGAGGATGTTCATGCCGGCCATGGCGCTGCCGAAGGCGACGACCGTGCCCCAGTCCGAGCGGGAGTGGCCGCGCAGCCGGGGCCGGCAGATGATCAGAAGGACGAGTGCGGCCAGCACCAGTCGCAGGGTGACCACACCGAACGCGCCGGCCTCGGGCATCAGCAGAACCGCGACCGCGGCCCCGAACTGGACGGACAGCGCACCGCCGACCACCAGCCCGACGGGCCCGAGCGAACCGCCGCTCAGCCGTGCCCATCGCCCCTCGGCGGGTTGTGCCGCATCGAGCGCCGCGGCGGTCTCGGGCCCCTCTGCGGCGATTGCGCTTCGCACCTCGTCCACTGGAGCCCTCCACGGCTAACAGATGCACACCTTCGGCCCACAGCGGGCCGAACACCACGCTACGGCCTGCCGCGCATCCCGTGAAATGCCGACTGGTCTGCGGTTATGCTGCGGGCGCATGAGCATTGAGCTGCGTCATCTGCGCGCCTTCCTCGCCATCGCCGAGGAGGGGAGCATGACCAGGGCGGCCGTTCGCCTCCATCTGACGCAGCCGGCGGTCTCCCGGGCACTGGCCGCGCTGGAGAAGCGGCTCGGTACGAAGTTGGTGGACCGCTCGACCCACCATCTGGCGCTGACCGGCGAAGGCAGAGTGTTTCGCGACAAGGCCGCGGCTGCCGTGGCAGCCTTCGATGAGGCGCTGGATCCGAACCGGCTGCGCCACTGGCCGTTGCGCCTGGGGCACGCGTGGTCCGCGCTCGGCCCCCATACGACCCCCCTGTTGCGCCGGTGGGAGCTTGAGCAGCCCCGGACCCCGTTGGAACTGCTCCGCATCGACGACCGCACGGCGGGGCTGGCGCGCGGCGCAGTGGACGCGGCGGTGCTGCGCGGGCAGGTGGACACGCCAGGTCTGGTGACGGAGCTGTTGTTCATGGAGCCGAGAGTGGCCGCGGTGACCTCGGACGGACCGCTTGCGGCCCGCGATGAACTGACCCTCGCCGATCTCGCATCGGGACCGGTCCTGATCAATCTGGTGTCGGGGATCACGACGATCGACCTCTGGCCGGAGGACGGGCGCCCGGTGTCCACGGTGACGGTGACCAACACGGACGACTGGCTCACCGCGATCGCGGCGGGCCGGGGTGCGGGGGTCTCGGTGGCGTCGACGGCGAAGATGCACCCGCACCCGGGGGTCGCCTACCGTCCGCTGCCGGACGCCCCACCGGTCCCGGTCCTGTTGGCCCACCGGGTCGGCCCGGGACACCCGGCGCTCCCGGCGCTGCGGGAGCTGGCACGGGAACTCACCCGGGACGCATAGGTCAGCCCGCGATGTGACCCCCGCCGGTGCGCTCGCCCCTCGGCACTCGGCACCGGCCGTTGTACCGGGCGCCGAGCACTGTTGATCGTCAGCCATCGCCGGCGATCGCCCGAACCCACCAGCACGCCCTGACCCCGGACAGCGGCCCAGCCCCACAAGTACCCATCCACAGCGCGGAGTTAAAGCCTCGACCGCACACACGACGGCGGGCGACACTTGTACGGTCCCCGAGCAGCCATACCCATGATTTCCACCGCTCTCCTGGTGATCAGCTCCCCCAGGGCTGGTGTTGCACTCCTCGCGGGGCATTTCTCGGATGCGCTCTGGAAGATCACCCGGCAGGGCTGCACTATGACCTGGTGCGGCAGCTCGACCTTCCCAGGAGCCGGGAAGCGCGAGCCGCCCGGGCCTTCGGCCGTCCGCCGAAGACCGTGCGCGTACGACCGGACCGGCCCCGTCGCCCCGGAACCCCTGCCCCGGCGACGGAGCGCGCATACCCGTTCGCCCTCCCCGGGGCGAGCACCGCTTGGCATTTCGCGCACCGGACACGGCTGCGCTCCTGAACACCCCGGAGTACGCGCGGGCAAGAGCAGCCGCCGGCGCCCTGTTCCCGATGCGCGCTCGACGCGACCATGGACGGGGCCCGACAACAGCGACGAGTAGCAGTTGAGGAGCTGACCCCCACATGTGTGAACTGATCGCCCGCCTGCTGCAGTGGGCAGCACGTCTCTTAGGAGGGGGCAGGGGTGAACTGATCCCCGACTGCACCCCGCCCCCCATCGACCCCTGGACGCAGCCCTGGGCCACCCCGACCCCGGTCCACGTCATCGAGCGCCACTGCCCGTTGCGCGGCGAGGACTCCCGGCTGGTCCGGCCCTACGCCCCCGCCGACGACACCTTGGAGCTTCGACCGGTACGACCGCGTCGAAGGCTGCTGTACGCCGCGATGGGGCTCGACCTCCCCGTCTCCGCCCGAGGAGCGTCCGTATGACACTCGACGCCCTCACCTCGCCCGCCCCGACGGTGTTCTGCGCCGAGTGCGCTGAGTGCGGGCGCGCCACCGCCGCCGCCGTCCCCGTCCGTTGGACGCACGCGGGCGAGATACTGCTGTACGCCTGTCCCCATTGCGCGCCGCTGCTCACCCCGGGGCCAGCCCCGGATGAGTACGCCCCGTCCCGGTAGTCGCGGCGTCCCCTCAGCTCTCCTCGGGTTCCAGGCCGTCGGCCAGGACCTCCGCCAGATGCCTGGCTCGCACTCCGGCGAGTTGGGCCAGCTGCGTACGGCAGGAATAGCCGTCCGCCAGCAGTTCGGCGTCCGGTCCTGCCGTGCGGACCGAGGGGAGCAGTTGTTCTTCCGCACAGGCCGTCGACACCTCGTGGTGGCCCTTCTCGAATCCGAAGTTGCCGGCCAGGCCGCAGCAGCCACCGCTGAGTTCACCGCGCAGCCCTGCGCGTTCACGCAGTCGACGCTCGGCTGCGTCCCCGAGTACCGCGTGCTGGTGGCAGTGCGTCTGCCCGGCGACGGCACGGTCGAGCACCGGGGGGCTCCAGTGGGGGGCGTTCTCCTCCAGTGTCTGGGCGAAGGTGCGGACCGCGGACGCGAGCCGGTCGGCCCGGGGGTCGTTCGGCAGCAGTTCGGGCAGGTCGGTGCGGAGTGTCGCCGCGCAACTCGGCTCCAGGACGGTCACGGGGAGGTCGAGCCCCTTGGCGGCGTACAGCGGCTCCATGGCGTCCAGGGTGCGGGCCATCACTCGGCGGGCCCGGTCGAGTTGTCCGGTGGAGACGTAGGTGAGTCCGCAGCAGATCCGGCCTGGGGGCACCAGCGGCGGGAGTCCGGCCGCGGAGAGGACGCGCACGGCCGCACGACCCGCCGGGGGGTGCAGATACGTGGTGAACGTGTCGGGCCACAGCAGGGTGCCGGGCCGCTCGGGCACGGGCACGTCACGGCCGAAGCGTTCGACGGCGAGTGCCGGCAGATCGCGTTCTGGTGCGACGCCCGCCAGCCGTTTGGCGACGGCGGCCAGTGGAGGCAGTTGGGCGAGGGCGTTCAGGGGGCGGGCCAGGGGGGCGGCGATGCGCAGCCATTCGGGCAGTCGACCGAGCGCGTAGTGGGATGCCGGGCGTAGTCGCCCCTGGTAGTGATGGTGGAGGAACTCGGACTTGTAGGTGGCCATGTCGACGCCCACCGGGCAGTCGCTGCGGCAGCCCTTGCAGGACAGACAGAGGTCGAGGGCGTCCCGCACTTCGGGGGAGCGCCATCCATCGCGGATGACATCGCCGGCCAGCATCTCGTGCAGCAGTCGGGCTCGACCGCGGGTGGAGTGGGCCTCCTCGCCGGTCGCCCTGAAGGAGGGGCACATCACCGAAGGCCCCGCGGTCGTGGGCGTACGGCACTTGGCGACGCCCACGCAGCGGCGGACGGCGCCCGTGAAGTCACCGCCGTCGGCGGGGTAGGCGAACACGGTGCGGGCCCTGTCGGCAGCACCGGCACCCTCTGCGCCATCGGCACGGCCTGCACCAACAGCACTGCCTGCGCCACCGGCCGGGGTACGGGGCAGTACGGCGAACCGCAGATTGGCGTCCAGCGGGTCGGGGCGGACCAGCATGCCCGGGTTCATACCGCCGTCGGGGTCCCAGGCGTCCTTGAACCGGGTGAAGAGGGAGACCAGTTCGTCCCCGTACATCCGGGGCAGCAGTTCGGCTCGGGCCTGGCCGTCACCGTGCTCGCCGGAGAGCGAGCCGCCATGGGCGACGACGAGGTCGGCCAGTTCCAGCGAGAACCTGCGGTACGCGGCCACTCCACGGGTGCTCAGCAGGTCGAAGTCGATCCGGACATGGACACAGCCCTCACCGAAGTGGCCGTAGGGGGTGCCGCGCAGTCCATGGGCGCTGAGCAGGGCACGGAACTCCCGCAGATACGGTCCGAGTCGGGCGGGCGGCACCGCACAGTCCTCCCACCCCGGCCAGGCTTCCGCACCGTCGGGGGTGCGCGTTGCGGTGCCGGCGGCGTCCTCGCGGATGCGCCACAGGGCCCGCATACCGGCTGGGTCCGCCACGATCGTCCCGTCGAGGGCGTCCGCGCCCCGCAGCACCGCAGCGGCCCGGGACCTCGCATCGGCGGGGGTGGCGCCGCCGACCTCGACGAAGAGCCAGGCGGCACCGCGCGGCAGGCCGTGCCCTTCGGGGACGAGGTCGTCCGCCATCCCTTCGACGGTTAGGGGGCCGTGGGGCAGCAGTCCGGCCGCGGCTTCCGCTGCCGCGCCCTCGTCCGGGTAGCCGAGGACTGCCAGTGCCCGGGCCGCGGGCGCCGGGACCAGTCGTACGGTGGCCTGTGTGAGCACGCCCAGCGTGCCCTCGCTCCCGCAGAACGCACGGGCTCCGTCGCATCCGTTCTCGGGCAGCAGCGCGTCCAGGGCATATCCGGAGATGCGTCGAGGGAGGTCGGTGGGGTAGCCGGTGCGCAGGAGCGCGAGGTTCTCGTCGATCAGTTCCC
Coding sequences within:
- a CDS encoding 4-coumarate--CoA ligase family protein, whose product is MFRSQYADVQPVSEPIHEAVLARAADLGAAPALIDAVHGTTVSYAELDQQHRRIAAALADAGVRKGDVIALHSPNTIGYPGLFFGATRAGATVTTVHPLATAEELARQLRDSCARWIITVPALLEVARRSAELVPGIAEIFVSEHPGGRRSVRDLLRSMAPEPHVDIDPAEDIAALPYSSGTTGLPKGVRLSHRSLATNLAQLHPLLPVEPGDRILAVLPFFHVYGLTALLTGPLRQGATVVVLPRFELDSFLGAIERHRVSRLYVAPPIVLALAKHPAVDRYDLTSLEHIVCSAAPLDARLALACSARLGLPPVRQAYGMTELSPACHAVPLDAQDPPSGTVGRLLPSTEMRIVDLDDRTRTVGPGEEGEIAIRGPQVMRGYLGRPDDTAAMIDKDGWLFTGDVGRVDDDGWLFVVDRVKELIKYKGYQVAPAELEAVLLTHPSIADAAVIGVREEDGTEVPAAFVVRRVAAGQLTPDEVMAHVAARVAPYKKVRRVTFVTTVPRAPSGKILRRQLREREGG
- a CDS encoding EamA family transporter encodes the protein MSGGSLGPVGLVVGGALSVQFGAAVAVLLMPEAGAFGVVTLRLVLAALVLLIICRPRLRGHSRSDWGTVVAFGSAMAGMNILFYQSIDRIPLGAAVTLEVLGPLALSVIVSRRAINFVWAGLALVGVVLLSGGGLDRLDPVGALLAIAAGGMWAAYIVFSARTGRRFPQADGLAMALAFGALLSLPFGLVEAGSKLIEPSILLMGLGVALLSSVLPYTLELLALRRLPAPTFAVMMSLEPAVAATAGFLVLNQALAVTEALAISLVIVASMGAVRTQVRRK
- a CDS encoding LysR family transcriptional regulator, with translation MSIELRHLRAFLAIAEEGSMTRAAVRLHLTQPAVSRALAALEKRLGTKLVDRSTHHLALTGEGRVFRDKAAAAVAAFDEALDPNRLRHWPLRLGHAWSALGPHTTPLLRRWELEQPRTPLELLRIDDRTAGLARGAVDAAVLRGQVDTPGLVTELLFMEPRVAAVTSDGPLAARDELTLADLASGPVLINLVSGITTIDLWPEDGRPVSTVTVTNTDDWLTAIAAGRGAGVSVASTAKMHPHPGVAYRPLPDAPPVPVLLAHRVGPGHPALPALRELARELTRDA
- a CDS encoding FAD-binding and (Fe-S)-binding domain-containing protein encodes the protein MAEQRHLRPPSNATELARELRAAVRGEVDFTPAARALMTMDASNYRRVPVGVVSPRDAQDVATALEVCRRFRTPVVPRGGGTSIAGQATGVGVVLDFTRHMNALLDVDARNRTAVVQPGLVLDALCDAVRPLGLTFGPDPSTHSRCTLGGMIGNNSCGAHSVAWGTTADNVRELSVLAYSGTVHRLTRDGSDLPAGVRELIDENLALLRTGYPTDLPRRISGYALDALLPENGCDGARAFCGSEGTLGVLTQATVRLVPAPAARALAVLGYPDEGAAAEAAAGLLPHGPLTVEGMADDLVPEGHGLPRGAAWLFVEVGGATPADARSRAAAVLRGADALDGTIVADPAGMRALWRIREDAAGTATRTPDGAEAWPGWEDCAVPPARLGPYLREFRALLSAHGLRGTPYGHFGEGCVHVRIDFDLLSTRGVAAYRRFSLELADLVVAHGGSLSGEHGDGQARAELLPRMYGDELVSLFTRFKDAWDPDGGMNPGMLVRPDPLDANLRFAVLPRTPAGGAGSAVGAGRADGAEGAGAADRARTVFAYPADGGDFTGAVRRCVGVAKCRTPTTAGPSVMCPSFRATGEEAHSTRGRARLLHEMLAGDVIRDGWRSPEVRDALDLCLSCKGCRSDCPVGVDMATYKSEFLHHHYQGRLRPASHYALGRLPEWLRIAAPLARPLNALAQLPPLAAVAKRLAGVAPERDLPALAVERFGRDVPVPERPGTLLWPDTFTTYLHPPAGRAAVRVLSAAGLPPLVPPGRICCGLTYVSTGQLDRARRVMARTLDAMEPLYAAKGLDLPVTVLEPSCAATLRTDLPELLPNDPRADRLASAVRTFAQTLEENAPHWSPPVLDRAVAGQTHCHQHAVLGDAAERRLRERAGLRGELSGGCCGLAGNFGFEKGHHEVSTACAEEQLLPSVRTAGPDAELLADGYSCRTQLAQLAGVRARHLAEVLADGLEPEES